A region from the Pristiophorus japonicus isolate sPriJap1 unplaced genomic scaffold, sPriJap1.hap1 HAP1_SCAFFOLD_442, whole genome shotgun sequence genome encodes:
- the LOC139251760 gene encoding ribonuclease H-like, protein MGRLKDVPLEDPQLTFYVVRSREYIDGAPRTGWAVVNEHLDVERSGRIDGSLSAQVAELVALTEALKLAEGKTVNIYTNSRYAFGVVHDYMTAWGRRDFITTGGEPVKNQVRIRNLLEASSKPTQAAVIKIKAHQKVKTKEQEGNQAADKVRNGWNKWRPQE, encoded by the coding sequence ATGGGAAGGCTGAAGGATGTACCGTTGGAGGACCCACAGCTCACCTTCTACGTAGTTAGGTCACGTGAATATATAGATGGGGCCCCGCGGACTGGGTGGGCTGTGGTGAACGAGCACTTAGACGTTGAGAGATCGGGACGAATAGATGGGAGCCTGTCGGCTCAGGTAGCCGAATTGGTGGCCCTCACGGAAGCATTGAAGCTAGCAGAAGGAAAAACCGTAAACATTTATACGAACAGTCGGTACGCATTTGGGGTAGTGCATGACTATATGACCGCATGGGGACGCAGGGACTTTATCACCACAGGGGGAGAGCCTGTTAAGAATCAAGTAAGAATTAGGAACCTATTAGAAGCCTCAAGTAAACCGACACAGGCAGCAGTTATAAAGATTAAGGCACACCAAAAGGTTAAGACAAAAGAACAGGAGGGTAACCAAGCGGCTGACAAGGTTCGGAACGGGTGGAACAAGTGGCGGCCGCAAGAGTAG